From Penaeus monodon isolate SGIC_2016 chromosome 6, NSTDA_Pmon_1, whole genome shotgun sequence, the proteins below share one genomic window:
- the LOC119574577 gene encoding LOW QUALITY PROTEIN: glutamate receptor-interacting protein 2-like (The sequence of the model RefSeq protein was modified relative to this genomic sequence to represent the inferred CDS: inserted 2 bases in 1 codon), whose translation MSGGRRLDWRGSSGSLWGRGRDHGSGTDNLDLLNGARHIVPPSGDGRSATHGRPRRKGLRKRFLSLTEGLTNFLSGDKKEKEPVKRSAFRPFDHSTDLDVDLVSGYCSDYSSDCRTEYRRKNSNSSVSSFKRSVSPWSGPVNGRKGGQLVSGAATQGGPLASAKPQGPMKAPPSPPPRRYSLWAMDVQYDHYFFPDPLRPNAPVSYVPPPPPPVKPPPPPPPIRYFNLAPPVSSSMSRQTSPRPYQPPSPSVARLLSAKRACSPPSPRSHSPFRGGTPPTPRVTTPLGSPVLRGRSKSDSRTESSRAGSESRGHDSRAAWYRRKSQARKRAQSSVQGSGCVVGRTVDVVLEKEEGSFGFTVRGGSSHDATKTRPLVITHVRPGGPADREGTIKAGDRLVTVDGRDLTRCSLTEAQETLRRIERSATLTVEYDVSVMENVRASGGPLLVEIERAPGTSLGITLTHAHPDPNAIIIETIRTASIAERCGALCVNDIVAAIDGTRLDQLTVAEAAQLLKTASGSHITLEIIPTPASQPRMTFRRGGGVAFPHLYGIAGSSSGYMSGGGSGGYMSGGSSYNTLASQRPRSAAARRVNRRTRPNDRTETGSVSSHTTGGSVGGVGVCHQECLTVTLVVEGRGYGIVFRPPPHPSDPDTSLPVIAAIDPGGPADKCSVICVGDRLMGVNGRSVAGLGVSEVTQMVANSRPTVTLDVEFDVADSVVPSSGTFAVKLAKRHXMALGITLTGRRGGSGEPLLISEVVRGSPAHRSGTMQPGDRLLAIDSTRLEHLTLEDARAILQCCDDIVTLRVQKDELYSEESGSLVVYTVELVRHGGALGITISGSEEPFDPIYIAGLAPGGLADRTGAIHVGDRLLAINGASLRGKPLSEAILMLQNSGDTVTLKISRPRDSGVPSEELTREDWMGRFGPAIPSVDSAVESWDSSGMDPPPPGSTPALSKRDSGSDIVFRSDCGSTVRRRAGVDGREEVGISNAGDADGVEGSTRTEEEVRDAWRSPSPPPSIDSGQSEDKTDWDKMIADLNQISESCGLRDHRQSPTILLPHGHTGTVIQRKKDVRAGSEAPMPDVGSAPEPSRTQTLSTRRRPACPVTSASSNGSEPKEEGSYSISNAALTYTATYSRTASPPPGGGHVYQVNLMKDRVYEDFGFSVSDGLYEKGVYINRIRKGGPADRSGMLQPYDRILQVNDTRTHDFDCCLTVPLMAAAGDRLVLVVSRNPHANPTLDFSSDILSPTWHDIDEGEEDEALGEKDDLGDRELESYSSPTPSFTPIPTILKTL comes from the exons ATGTCCGGCGGGCGGCGGCTGGACTGGCGCGGGTCGTCCGGGTCCTTGTGGGGCCGCGGGCGTGACCACGGGAGCGGGACGGACAATTTGGACCTCCTGAACGGCGCCCGTCACATAGTGCCCCCCTCAGGCGATGGGCGGAGCGCCACCCACGGCCGCCCGCGCCGCAAAGGGCTGCGCAAGCGCTTCCTGTCCCTGACGGAGGGCCTCACCAACTTCCTCTCCGGcgacaagaaggagaaggagccgGTCAAGCGCTCCGCCTTCCGCCCCTTCGACCATTCCACCGACCTGGACGTCGACCTCGTGAGCGGCTACTGCTCCGACTACAGCTCCGACTGCCGGACGGAGTACCGGCGTAAAAATAGCAACTCCAGCGTGTCTTCCTTCAAGCGCAGCGTGTCGCCGTGGTCGGGCCCCGTGAACGGCCGCAAAGGTGGCCAGCTCGTAAGCGGCGCGGCCACTCAGGGCGGCCCCCTGGCCAGCGCCAAGCCCCAGGGCCCCATGAAGGCACCGCCCAGCCCGCCGCCCCGCCGCTACTCGCTCTGGGCCATGGACGTCCAATACGACCACTACTTCTTCCCGGACCCGCTACGACCCAACGCCCCCGTCAGCTACGTCCCGCCCCCACCTCCGCCCGTCaagccgcccccgccgcccccacCCATCCGCTACTTCAACCTGGCCCCGCCCGTATCTTCCTCCATGAGTCGCCAAACATCCCCGCGCCCCTACCAGCCCCCGTCCCCCTCCGTGGCGAGGCTCCTGTCAGCCAAGCGGGCGTGCTCTCCGCCCTCGCCCCGCTCTCACAGTCCCTTCAGGGGCGGCACACCCCCTACGCCCAGGGTCACCACGCCCTTAGGTTCCCCGGTATTGCGAGGGCGCAGTAAATCTGACAGTCGAACCGAGTCGTCGCGGGCGGGGTCGGAGAGCCGCGGACACGACTCGAGGGCGGCCTGGTACCGCAGGAAATCCCAAGCAAGAAAACGAGCGCAATCAT CGGTGCAAGGGAGCGGGTGCGTGGTGGGGCGAACGGTGGACGTAGTgttagagaaggaggaaggaagcttCGGGTTCACGGTTCGAGGCGGTTCGTCCCACGATGCCACGAAGACCCGCCCGCTCGTCATCACCCACGTCAGGCCAGGGGGACCCGCTGACAG GGAGGGCACGATCAAAGCCGGAGACCGCCTGGTGACGGTGGACGGCCGAGACCTCACGCGCTGTTCCCTCACCGAAGCCCAGGAAACACTCCGCCGGATCGAGCGCTCTGCCACGCTCACCGTCGA GTATGACGTGTCGGTGATGGAGAACGTGCGAGCGTCGGGAGGGCCGTTGCTCGTGGAGATCGAACGTGCCCCGGGTACGTCCCTGGGCATCAccctcacgcacgcacacccggACCCCAACGCCATCATCATAGAGACAATTCGGACGGCCAGCATCGCCGAGAG ATGCGGTGCTCTCTGCGTGAACGACATAGTGGCGGCCATCGATGGAACAAGACTAGATCAACTTACTGTTGCTGAAGCTGCGCAGTTACTGAAGACAGCATCGGGTTCGCACATTACTCTCGAGATCATCCCGACCCCGGCCTCTCAGCCGAGGATGACCTTCAGGAGAG GCGGGGGCGTGGCATTCCCACACCTCTACGGCATCGCAGGAAGCAGTAGCGGCTACATGAGCGGCGGCGGCAGCGGGGGTTACATGTCCGGGGGGTCGAGCTACAATACGTTGGCTTCGCAGCGACCTAGGTCAGCGGCTGCACGGAGGGTCAACCGCCGCACCAGACCCAATGACCGCACGGAAACAG GATCCGTCTCGTCCCACACTACCGGAGGCAGCGTGGGTGGAGTTGGAGTGTGTCATCAGGAGTGTCTGACCGTCACCCTCGTAGTTGAAGGACGAGGCTACGGGATAGTGTTCCGGCCTCCACCTCACCCTTCAGACCCGGACACTTCTCTGCCCGTCATCGCAGCCATAGATCCTGGTGGCCCGGCAGACAA ATGCAGTGTGATATGTGTAGGTGACCGCCTGATGGGCGTGAATGGACGTAGCGTAGCTGGTCTCGGAGTCAGCGAAGTGACGCAGATGGTTGCCAATTCTCGTCCAACTGTTACACTTGATGTTGAGTTTGATGTTGCTGATTCAGTTGTTCCTTCCTCTGGAACATTTGCAGTGAAGTTAGCAAAGAGGCA AATGGCCTTGGGAATTACACTAACTG GACGGCGAGGGGGATCTGGTGAACCCCTCTTGATCAGCGAAGTCGTGCGTGGCTCCCCTGCCCACCGGTCCGGCACTATGCAACCTGGTGACCGTCTCCTTGCCATTGACTCTACACGATTAGAGCACCTCACCTTGGAGGATGCTAGGGCCATCCTTCAGTGCTGTGATGATATTGTGACTCTGCGAGTTCAGAAAGATGAACTATATTCAG AGGAGAGCGGTAGTCTGGTGGTATACACAGTAGAGCTGGTCAGACACGGGGGCGCCCTTGGGATAACCATCTCGGGAAGCGAAGAACCGTTTGACCCCATTTACATTGCGGGTCTTGCTCCAG GTGGGTTAGCTGACCGCACTGGTGCCATCCATGTAGGTGATCGCCTTCTTGCAATTAATGGTGCCTCTCTACGGGGGAAGCCTCTCAGTGAAGCAATATTGATGCTCCAGAATTCTGGTGATACAGTCACATTGAAGATTTCACGGCCTAGGGATTCAG GTGTTCCAAGTGAAGAGCTGACACGAGAAGACTGGATGGGACGTTTTGGTCCTGCAATTCCCTCTGTGGACTCGGCAGTAGAGTCCTGGGACAGTTCTGGCATGGACCCTCCTCCTCCTGGCTCTACTCCAGCATTATCTAAAAGGGATTCTGGATCTGATATTGTCTTTAGATCAG ATTGTGGCAGTACTGTCAGACGAAGAGCTGGAGTCGATGGCCGTGAAGAAGTTGGCATTAGCAACGCAGGTGATGCAGATGGTGTGGAGGGATCAacaagaacagaggaagaagtCAGAGATGCTTGGCGgtctccttctcccccgcccTCAATTGACAGTGGGCAGTCAG AAGATAAAACGGATTGGGACAAGATGATTGCTGACCTCAACCAGATAAGTGAGAGTTGCGGTCTTCGAGATCATCGTCAGTCTCCTACGATACTTCTACCCCATGGACATACAG gtACAGTAATCCAGCGCAAAAAAGATGTACGGGCTGGCAGTGAAGCTCCCATGCCTGATGTAGGGTCAGCACCAGAACCATCTCGAACCCAAACTCTGTCAACTCGCAGACGTCCAGCCTGTCCAGTGACGAGTGCAAGTAGTAATGGGAGTGAACCAAAAGAAGAAGGAAGCTATTCCATTAGCAATGCTGCTTTAACATATACAGCAACGTATTCAAGAACAGCTTCACCACCAC CAGGTGGTGGGCATGTTTACCAAGTGAACCTTATGAAAGACCGTGTATATGAAGACTTTGGATTTAGTGTGTCTGATGGTCTATACGAAAAGGGTGTGTATATTAACAGGATCCGAAAAGGAGGTCCAGCTGATAGATCTGGGATGCTACAGCCCTATGACAGAATCTTACAA gTGAATGACACACGAACCCATGACTTCGACTGCTGCCTAACAGTTCCCTTGATGGCTGCTGCAGGAGACCGTCTGGTGCTTGTTGTGTCACGAAACCCGCATGCCAACCCCACACTTGACTTCTCCTCAGATATTCTTTCCCCAACGTGGCATGATattgatgaaggagaggaagatgaagctCTGGGAGAAAAAGACGACCTTGGGGATCGAGAGTTAGAGTCATATTCTTCACCCACACCATCCTTCACTCCCATACCAACGATCCTAAAGACTCTGTGA